A region of Vitis riparia cultivar Riparia Gloire de Montpellier isolate 1030 chromosome 12, EGFV_Vit.rip_1.0, whole genome shotgun sequence DNA encodes the following proteins:
- the LOC117926205 gene encoding molybdopterin synthase catalytic subunit-like: MADEERNLVEILEEHNVIDIAKYINYVSAPQAGAVATFSGTTRDTFDGKTVVELRYEAYVPMAIRCINDICSSARASWSLISIAVAHRLGPVSVGETSIFIAISSVHRADALDACKFVIDEIKASVPIWKKEVYANGEVWKENSEFLERRSELGNAGLQEGRTCCSRKVKVEAQERKSCCGAKVKVEGELKFLERRSELGNAGLQEGGTCCSRKVKVEAQERKGCCGAKVKVDVE; this comes from the coding sequence ATGGCCGATGAGGAGAGAAACTTGGTTGAAATATTAGAAGAGCATAATGTGATTGACATTGCTAAGTATATAAATTATGTCAGTGCCCCACAGGCAGGCGCTGTAGCAACTTTCTCGGGCACGACTCGTGACACCTTTGATGGTAAAACAGTTGTAGAGTTGAGATACGAAGCTTATGTTCCAATGGCCATCCGCTGCATCAATGACATTTGTTCATCTGCCCGAGCATCCTGGAGCCTCATCTCCATTGCAGTTGCCCACCGCTTGGGACCAGTTTCAGTGGGGGAAACCAGTATCTTCATTGCAATCTCTTCTGTTCACCGGGCTGATGCATTGGACGCTTGTAAGTTTGTGATTGATGAAATTAAGGCATCAGTTCCGATATGGAAGAAGGAGGTGTATGCAAATGGAGAGGTTTGGAAGGAGAACTCTGAGTTTTTGGAGAGGAGGTCAGAGCTTGGTAATGCTGGGCTGCAGGAGGGAAGGACATGCTGTTCAAGAAAAGTAAAGGTGGAGGCACAGGAGAGGAAGAGTTGCTGTGGGGCTAAGGTGAAGGTGGAAGGAGAACTCAAGTTTTTGGAGAGGAGGTCAGAGCTAGGAAATGCTGGGCTGCAGGAGGGAGGGACATGCTGTTCAAGAAAAGTAAAGGTGGAGGCACAGGAGAGGAAGGGTTGCTGTGGGGCTAAGGTGAAGGTGGATGTTGAATGA